The DNA region CGGCGGTGACCTTCTGCGCGAAGGCCATCAGCTCGAAGGCGCGGTGGTACCCGACCAGGCGCGGCAGGAACCAGGTGCTGCCGCTATCCGGGATCAGGGCGATGTTGGAGAACACCTGCGTCATGGCCGCGCTCTGTGCCCACAGGCGGATGTCGCCCGCGAGGCCCAGGCTGGCGCCCGCCCCGGCCGCGATGCCGTTCACGGCGGTGATCACGGGCTTGCCGGTGTTCCGCAGGGCGCGGATCAGGGGGTTGTACGTGGTGTTCAGGTGGTGCGTGAAGTCCACGTGGTCGCCGCTCACGTCGCCCAGGTCCTGCCCGGCGCAGAAGCCGCGCCCGGCAGCCGTGACCACGATCACGCGCACGCTGTCGTCGGCGTCTGCGGCCTGGAGTTCCCGGGTGAGGGTGAGAATCAGGTCGTTGTTCGCGGCGTTCAGCTTGTCCGGGCGGTTCAGGGTCAGGGTGCGCACGCCGCTGCGCGTGTCCACCAGAATCACAGGTTGTGCCGTCATGCCCCCAGCGTACCCGGCCGGGCCGGGCCTGGGGGCTACACTGCGCGGGTGACGGACCCCGCCCCGCCTGCCCCCCTCCCCTCTGCGCCGCGTGACCCGGTGGTGCTGGCCCTGGACGTCAGCAAGGCCCGGATCGGGTTCGCGGTGAGCGCCGGGCGGCTGGCGTTCGGGCGGGGCAGCGTGGACCGGAAACGCCTGCCGCTGGACCTGAAGGCCGTGCGCCTGAAGGTCGAGGAGACCGGCGCGGGCCTGCTGCTGCTGGGCTTGCCACTGCGCACCGATGGCGCCCGCAGTCCGGCCGCGGACCGGGTGCGGGCCTTCGGGAAGATCCTGGCGGAGAAGGGGTACGCGGTGGCGTACCAGGACGAGCGCTTCACCACGCAGCGCGCCCGCGCCCTGAACGCCGGCGACCTGGACGAGGCGGCCGCCGTGCAGATCCTGGAACTGTACCTGCTCGGTCAGGCGCAGCCGGCGGCAGAGGGTGACGCCCCGGCTTGAGTCCCGCGGCCGGAACAGGCACGCTGGGGCATGAACCGATTCCTGCGGTGGGTGCGACGCCTCCTGGGGCGCGTGAGCGGCAAGAAGGGCGGCCGGGACGACGGGGCGGGCGTGCCGGTCCCCGTCCGGCCGCGGCCCTGGCGGGGCGGCGCGCAGGCCCAGGCCCCGGAACCCGAGGAGGAGGCCGTGCTGCGCTGAGTGCAGCCGCCCGCCTGCTTCCTGGCCGCGGTCCCGGGCCCGGGGCGGCTAGAATGCGGCCCTACATCCAGGTGAGTTTCAGGGGCCGTGCGCGGTGCGCGTGCGGGCCGGGTTTGAACATTGACCTCAGGGGGTTCGTATGAAGGGCAACATGATGCACGTTCCGCTGACCATTCCGTTCATTCTGGAGCGCTGCCGGACGGTGTACCCGGACCGGGAGATCGTGTCGCTGGTGATCGGCGGGCGGAACGAGGCGGGGCAGCCGACGCCGGCGAGGCACAGCACGACGTACGGCGCGGTGGCGGACCGGGCGCTGCGGCTGGCGGGTGGGCTGCTCGGCCTGGGGTTGCAGCCGGGGGACCGGGTGGCGACGCTGGCGGTGAACAGTTTCCGGCACCTGGAGGCCTACCTGGGCGTGCCGAGCGCGGGGCTGGTGCTGCACACGGTGAACATCCGGCTGCATCCGGAACAGGTGGCGTGGATTCTGAATCATGCGGAGGACCGGGTGCTGCTCATCGAGAACGCGTTCGCGGCGATGATTCCGGCGCTGAAGGCCGCCTGCCCGAAGCTGGAGCACGTGCTGGTGCTGGGGCCGACGCCGCAGCCGATTCCGCTGCCGGGCGTGCAGGATTATGACGCGTTCGTGGCGGCGCAGGAGCCGCTGGCGCGGTACCCGGAGCTGCACGAGGACGACGCGGCCGGCATGTGCTACACGTCCGGCACCACCGGGCACCCCAAGGGCGTGCTGTACACGCACCGCAGCACCATCCTGCACAGTCTGGCGAGCGCCCCGAAGGACGCGCTGAACGTGGGCGAGGCGGACACGGTCCTGCCGATCGTGCCGATGTTCCACGTGAACGCCTGGGGGTTGCCGTACACCTGCGCGATGTTCGGGGCGCGGCAGGTCTTCACGGGGGTGTTCACGGACGGGGGCACGCTGGCGCGGTTCATGCAGGAGGAGGGCGTGACCATCACGGCGGGCGTGCCGACCATCTGGATGGGCCTGCTGGGCGAACTGGACCGCGCGAAGGCGGCGGGCACGCCGTACGACCTGTCTGGGATCGAGCGGCTGGTGGTGGGCGGCAGCGCCGCGCCGGAAAGCCTGATCCGCGCGTTCGAGGACCGGCACGCGCTCACGCTGATGCAGGCGTGGGGCATGACGGAAACGCACCCGCTGGGCACAGCGAGTCAGGTGCCGCCCGGCGTGGACCCCCGCAGTGACGAGGGGTACCGCCTGCGCGCCAAGCAGGGCCGCCCGGTGCCGCTGGTGGAACTGGCACTGCTGAACGAGGCCGGGGAGCGCGTCCCGCACGACGGGAAGACCATGGGCCGCCTGATCGCGCGCGGACCCTGGATCGCGGACAGTTACTTCAAGGGAGAGGGCGAGGGCAGTTTCCTCACGCTGGACGGCCAGCAGTGGTTCGACACGGGGGACATCAGCACCCTGACGGAGAACTACTACATGCAGATCGAGGACCGCAGCAAGGACCTCATCAAGTCCGGCGGAGAGTGGATCAGCAGCGTGGACCTGGAGAACGCCATCATGGGGCACCCGGCGGTGGCGCAGGCGGCCGTGATCGCCATGCCGCACGAGAAGTGGGACGAGCGGCCCCTGGCGGTGATCGTGCCGAAACCCGGCATGAGCGTCACGCACGCGGAGATCACGGAATTCCTCACGCCGATGTTCGCGAAGTGGTGGCTGCCGGACGCCGTGGCCCTCACGGACAGCATTCCCATCGGCGCGACCGGGAAGTTCCTGAAGCGTGAACTGCGCGAGGAGTACCGCGGGTACGGCACGGACGCCTGGCCGCACCGCGCGGCGCGCGGCGACGTGTAACCGCCCCAGGGCCGCGTCCGGCCGCCGTGCCCCCGTACAATCCGGGGCATGGCGGTTTCCGTTGATGGTCAGGTGGTGACGTTCACGCCCCCGGCAGGCGCGACTGGACTGGTCGGGGACATGACCGACTGGCGCAAACGCGACCCGATCCCGGTGGAGGGCAGCGCGCCCATCGTGCTGACACTTCCGCGCGGGGCATGGGTGGAGTACGCCTGGGTGGACGCGGCCGGCGAGGCGTTCGCCGACCCGGACAACGACCAGAAGTCCCTGAACCCCTGGTGGCCGTACCCGCGGGCCGTGGTGGTCGGCGACTACGCCCGCCACCGCCTGTGGACGCTGCCG from Deinococcus ficus includes:
- a CDS encoding enoyl-CoA hydratase-related protein — its product is MTAQPVILVDTRSGVRTLTLNRPDKLNAANNDLILTLTRELQAADADDSVRVIVVTAAGRGFCAGQDLGDVSGDHVDFTHHLNTTYNPLIRALRNTGKPVITAVNGIAAGAGASLGLAGDIRLWAQSAAMTQVFSNIALIPDSGSTWFLPRLVGYHRAFELMAFAQKVTADDALKLGLCEHVFPDETFHADVQAYAERLAARPANALKLTKQALQASMTGTLDDALDQESVLQQKAGDSWEHKEGLSAFAEKRPANFVK
- a CDS encoding RuvX/YqgF family protein, whose product is MTDPAPPAPLPSAPRDPVVLALDVSKARIGFAVSAGRLAFGRGSVDRKRLPLDLKAVRLKVEETGAGLLLLGLPLRTDGARSPAADRVRAFGKILAEKGYAVAYQDERFTTQRARALNAGDLDEAAAVQILELYLLGQAQPAAEGDAPA
- a CDS encoding long-chain fatty acid--CoA ligase encodes the protein MKGNMMHVPLTIPFILERCRTVYPDREIVSLVIGGRNEAGQPTPARHSTTYGAVADRALRLAGGLLGLGLQPGDRVATLAVNSFRHLEAYLGVPSAGLVLHTVNIRLHPEQVAWILNHAEDRVLLIENAFAAMIPALKAACPKLEHVLVLGPTPQPIPLPGVQDYDAFVAAQEPLARYPELHEDDAAGMCYTSGTTGHPKGVLYTHRSTILHSLASAPKDALNVGEADTVLPIVPMFHVNAWGLPYTCAMFGARQVFTGVFTDGGTLARFMQEEGVTITAGVPTIWMGLLGELDRAKAAGTPYDLSGIERLVVGGSAAPESLIRAFEDRHALTLMQAWGMTETHPLGTASQVPPGVDPRSDEGYRLRAKQGRPVPLVELALLNEAGERVPHDGKTMGRLIARGPWIADSYFKGEGEGSFLTLDGQQWFDTGDISTLTENYYMQIEDRSKDLIKSGGEWISSVDLENAIMGHPAVAQAAVIAMPHEKWDERPLAVIVPKPGMSVTHAEITEFLTPMFAKWWLPDAVALTDSIPIGATGKFLKRELREEYRGYGTDAWPHRAARGDV